ATAATCCATAATCGCATCTCACCTAAGAAAAAACTAGAAAAATTACTAGTTCACCCGCTAACTATGGGAAGCGTCTTTTTGCCCCATTTACATACAGGATGGTAAGTCCTTTTTTCAGTCTGCAGATAGATCTCTTACTAACATGATAGGCATGTTGACCAAGCTATTTTGTCCGAGGATAGCCGCCTGGTTGTCATTCGATTCGGCAGAGAAACAGACCCTGATTGCATGTTGATGGACGAAATTCTCTACCGCGTCACCGAAGAAGTGAAAAACTTTGCAGTCTGCTACCTTGTTAACATAGATGAGGTGCCAGATTTCAACACGATGTATGAACTCTATGACCCCATGACCATCATGTTCTTTCACAGAAACAAACATATGATGTGTGATTTTGGAACAGGCAATAACAACAAGCTCAATTTTGTGCTCCAAAGTAAACAGGAAATGATAGACATAATTGAAACAATCTACAGAGGAGCCatgaaaggaaaaggtTTGGTTGTCAGTCCAAAGAGTTATAGTCACACTAATAGAAGCACAGGTTTTTGAAAGGCTAACCGCGCTTGATTACATAAGCCTTCTccttttcttgtttttctAAATGAGGAgaagctttttttttagatcttcttctccaCCCCCTACTCATCCGTCCCTACCTAGTTTTGCAGTCACAATTATTCTGACTATCAAACATGCTATCACATTTGCCAAAGCTCTCGGCTCACCACCCACAGCACGAGATTGTGAACCACACCACAGTGGAGTCAAAGTCAAGAGGGAGAAGTGACAGCCTTCTCGCTTTAGATGCTTCCAATGAAGTCCGGCTGAGTTCCTATTTGTACAAAAAGTCAAAAACGAAACACAATTACAAGAAACGGTGGTTTGTGCTACGAGATTGCCAGTTATCGTGGTACAAGGATTCAAAAGAGTATAAACCTCGCAATGTCATCAGCATCAATAATTTGGTGAGTTTTAACAAACTAGAGAATGAAAACTATTTGCGAAATAAAGGATCGATGcaaaaaaagttcaagttcatcatttacagcaacaagaagaaattgaaactCTATTGTCAAGATGAGAAAACTTACAACGACTGGATTCAAGCTCTGGACAAATTACTAGATAACACAACTACAAGCTCTGATGAAGCAATTGATAACGTGCCCCTGGAAGGTTTGAAGATAGACACCACTGAGTCTGGTGCCGGTTTCGGTCCATGCTCTGGTGCTGACGATTTCTTGAGTTCGGTTTCAGATTCCCCTAATACTCCCTATGAAACTGCACGTTCTTTCGCCAATCCAGATTTGCCACGCATCAAAGAACATCATGACACAGATCTTGTGTCTGTGAAAAACGAAATATTCATTCAAGATGGAACattggaaaaacaaaaagcTTACAACCAATGGAAAACTGTCAAGCTGGTCTTGACTAACAAGAAGCTGTCAATGTTCAAGTCCAAGGAGGAAAAACcatttcaagttttcaatctgAATGACATAATTGATATAACCGAATTAGAGCCATTGAGCAAGATCAGGAAATGGTGTTTTTTGCTGATAACTagggaaaaaagaatcaagTTTTGCGCCCcaaatgaagaagacttAATCCGATGGTTAACTGCTGTCAAAATGCTGGTCGCTCAACGGAAgaaattggagaagaagatcaGCACGAACTAGAAATACAAACTTAAAAATCATCTTATTCTACAAACTCTATTTGAttagtttcttctccaatAAATAATCAATAATGATTTTAGCACTCTCCTCAACAGTTTGCT
This is a stretch of genomic DNA from Komagataella phaffii GS115 chromosome 3, complete sequence. It encodes these proteins:
- a CDS encoding 17-kDa component of the U4/U6aU5 tri-snRNP, plays an essential role in pre-mRNA splicing, yielding MGSVFLPHLHTGWHVDQAILSEDSRLVVIRFGRETDPDCMLMDEILYRVTEEVKNFAVCYLVNIDEVPDFNTMYELYDPMTIMFFHRNKHMMCDFGTGNNNKLNFVLQSKQEMIDIIETIYRGAMKGKGLVVSPKSYSHTNRSTGF